A region from the Tachyglossus aculeatus isolate mTacAcu1 chromosome 5, mTacAcu1.pri, whole genome shotgun sequence genome encodes:
- the GCNT3 gene encoding beta-1,3-galactosyl-O-glycosyl-glycoprotein beta-1,6-N-acetylglucosaminyltransferase 3 — MAAWLKKVLRYRLLALGCLTLLATATLKYSSLWDCDYTDLGVDTRHLGNEYCKDRLYQALKLPAQNRINCTQIIKGDRSALEEASLRSLEAKRVPLTETQYLHMTKDCSFFKNERRFIQFPLSKEEENFPIAYSMVIHEKIENFERLLRAVYAPQNVYCVHVDEKSPEPYKEAVRAIASCFPNVFVATKLVAVVYASWSRVQADLNCMEDLLRSPVPWKYLLNTCGTDFPIKTNAEMVRSLKVLNGKNSMESEVPSAYKRGRWKHRYTVEKDRLLQTKTEKGPPPDNVPVFTGNAYFVARRSFVQHLFKNPNARKLIEWTNDTYSPDEHLWATLQRVPWMPGSIPHHSKYHTSDLGAIARLVKWMGHEGDVVKGAPYAPCTGTHQRAVCIYGAGDLHWMLQNHHLLANKFDPRVDDNALQCLEEYLRYKAVYGRAL; from the coding sequence ATGGCTGCATGGCTGAAGAAAGTGCTCAGATACCGTCTTTTGGCTTTGGGGTGTCTGACTTTGCTGGCCACGGCCACTCTGAAATATTCATCCCTGTGGGACTGCGACTACACTGACCTGGGAGTGGATACGCGGCACCTTGGGAACGAATACTGTAAGGATCGGCTCTACCAGGCCTTGAAGCTGCCCGCCCAAAATCGGATCAACTGTACTCAGATCATCAAAGGGGACAGGAGTgccttggaggaggcgagcttacGGAGTCTGGAAGCGAAGAGGGTACCCCTCACAGAAACCCAGTACCTTCACATGACCAAGGACTGCAGTTTCTTCAAGAACGAGAGAAGATTTATCCAGTTCCCCCTGAGCAAGGAGGAAGAGAACTTTCCCATCGCCTACTCTATGGTGATCCACGAGAAGATCGAGAACTTTGAAAGACTCCTCAGGGCCGTTTACGCCCCTCAAAACGTGTACTGCGTCCACGTCGATGAGAAGTCTCCCGAGCCTTACAAGGAGGCAGTCAGGGCGATCGCCTCGTGCTTCCCAAACGTCTTTGTGGCGACTAAACTCGTAGCCGTGGTCTACGCTTCCTGGTCCCGAGTGCAAGCGGATCTCAACTGCATGGAAGACCTGCTCCGGAGTCCGGTGCCTTGGAAGTACCTCTTAAACACCTGCGGGACGGACTTCCCCATCAAGACCAACGCGGAGATGGTGCGGTCTCTGAAAGTTCTGAACGGGAAGAACAGCATGGAGTCGGAGGTGCCCTCGGCCTACAAGAGGGGCCGGTGGAAACACCGCTACACGGTGGAGAAGGACAGGCTGCTGCAGACGAAGACGGAGAAGGGCCCCCCGCCCGACAACGTGCCCGTGTTCACCGGAAACGCCTATTTCGTGGCTCGCAGGAGTTTCGTCCAGCACCTCTTCAAGAACCCGAACGCCCGAAAGCTGATCGAGTGGACCAATGACACCTACAGCCCGGACGAGCACCTCTGGGCCACCCTCCAGCGGGTGCCGTGGATGCCGGGCTCCATCCCTCACCACTCCAAGTACCACACCTCCGACCTGGGTGCCATCGCCCGGCTGGTCAAGTGGATGGGCCACGAAGGAGACGTCGTCAAAGGGGCGCCCTATGCCCCCTGCACGGGGACCCACCAGCGGGCCGTCTGCATCTACGGGGCCGGAGACCTCCACTGGATGCTCCAGAACCATCACCTGTTGGCCAACAAGTTTGACCCCCGGGTGGACGACAACGCGCTCCAGTGCCTGGAAGAATACCTACGCTACAAGGCCGTCTATGGAAGGGCGCTCTGA